From the Haladaptatus sp. DJG-WS-42 genome, the window GAGAAGAACGAGGACGTACTCGAATCGCTCCTCGAAACCGACGACGGGGCGCGTCGGCTTGGGGAGTTAGGAATTGGAATGAACCGGGACATCGACCGGTTCACCTACAACATGCTGTTCGACGAAAAGATGGGCGACACCGTCCACATGGCCGTCGGTCGCGCCTACGACGACACCGTTGGCGAGGGCAACGAGCAGAACGATTCGGTGGTGCACACTGACATGATTGTGGACATGAGCGAGGACTCATTCATCAAGGTCGACGGCGAGGTCATCCAGCGCAACGGGACGTTCATTTTCGAAGACGGCTTCGAAGAATAGCCACACGCAACGCGGTTTTCGGGGCGGGCGAGACATGTAGCGTCTCGCAGCCGCAGTGAATTGAAGATTCGAAGACGGCTTCGACGGCTGCGAGGCGGCCTTATCTCTCACAGACACCTTCCTCTAGCATGGCAGGGAAACGAGTCGGGATACTCGGGAGTGGGGACGTTGGACAGGCGCTCGGCCGAGGGTTTGCGGCCCACGGCTACGAAGTCATGCTCGGCACGCGAAGCCCCGATAAACTGGGCGAATGGGTCGAAGCGGTAGACGATGCTGGCTCGGTCGGTTCCTTCGCAGAGGCGACTGCGTTTGGCGATATCGTCGTGCTCGCGCTGAACGGCGAAGGTGCAGAGAACGCCCTTGCGATGGCTGGTCCCGAGCCGTTCGCGGGCAAACTCGTCCTCGACGCGACGAACCCACTCGACTTCTCTGCAGGAATGCCACCCCACCTGTTCACAGGTGCACAGGACTCACTCGGCGAGCGGATTCAAGCAAAGCTCTCCGATGCGCACGTCGTCAAATGCTTCAACACGGTCACAAACGCCCAGATGATAGACCCGGTGTTCGAAGCCGAACCGCCGAAAATGTTCATCTGCGGGAACGACGAAGCGGCGAAAGCAGAGACCGACGCGTTACTCAAAGAACTCGGCTGGCCCGGCGCGTTCGACGTGGGCGACATCACCGCGGCGCGCTATCTCGAAGCGCTCGTTCCGCTTTGGGTGCGAGTCGGAAGCAAACTCGACACCTACATGCACGCCTTTACGGTCGTGAAGTAGCTCGCCAACTACCCGAGCGCGTAGAGCCAGCCGTCGTTGAGCGCCACGTAGAGTCGGTCGTGGGCGGGGGCGAGCGTTGCCCGGAGTGGGG encodes:
- a CDS encoding NAD(P)-binding domain-containing protein, giving the protein MEDSKTASTAARRPYLSQTPSSSMAGKRVGILGSGDVGQALGRGFAAHGYEVMLGTRSPDKLGEWVEAVDDAGSVGSFAEATAFGDIVVLALNGEGAENALAMAGPEPFAGKLVLDATNPLDFSAGMPPHLFTGAQDSLGERIQAKLSDAHVVKCFNTVTNAQMIDPVFEAEPPKMFICGNDEAAKAETDALLKELGWPGAFDVGDITAARYLEALVPLWVRVGSKLDTYMHAFTVVK